The window AATCTAATGATTGGTGGATAGATACAGGGGCCAATATTCATGTTTGTACTGATATCTCTATGTTTTCATCTTACCAGGTCGGGCGAGGTTCAGCCGTCATGATGGGGAACGACTCGCATGCCactgttcttggtgttggtacggttgatctgaagtttacttcggggaataTCGTGCGgttgaagaacgtgcagcatgcgCCCTCAATAAAGAAGAACCTAGTTAGTGGATCCCTCCTGTGTCGAGATGGATTCAAGCTGGTATTTGAGTCTAATaaagtagtcatttcgagataTGGCCAATTCATTGGCAAGGGCTATGatagcggaggcttgttccgctttTCTCTCTCAgatttttgcaacaaagtcgtGAACCATGTGTGTGATTCAAACAATTCGGTGGTTGATATATGGCATTCTCGTTTGTgtcacattaattttggttgtatgtcACGTCTATCCAGTATGAGTTTAATTCCGAATTTTACAACTATCAAAGGTTCTAAATGTCAAGTGTGTGTGCAAGCAAAGCAACCTCGTAAGCCACACAAGGCTGTAGACGAGAGGCGCACGACTATACTAGAACTCATACATTCTGATCTTTGTgagatgaatggtgtgttgacaaaaggAGGCAAATGTTACTTTATGACTTTAATTGATGATGCAACTAGGTATTGCTATGTGTTTCTTCTGAAAACTAAAGATGAGGCGTTTGAATGTTTTAAGACTTATAAAGCTGAGGTGGAGAATCAATTGGAAAAGAAAATTAAACGTGTTAGGTCTGATAGAGGCGGTGAATACTTTTCCAATGAGTTTGATCTTTTCTGTTCGGAGAATGGAATAATTCAAGAGCGGACACCTCCATATTTGCCTCAGTCTAATGGGGTTGCCGAAGGAAAGAACCGAACGCTAATGGACTTGGCGAATGCCATGTTAGGAACATCCGGTTTGACTAAGGCATGGTGGGGGGAGGCTATCTTGACAGCATGTCACATTCTGAATAGAGTTCCCACTAAAAATAGTGAGATGACTCCATATGAAGGATGGAAAGGAAGGAAACCATCGCTGCATTACTtgcgtacatggggttgtttgacCATTGTTAGCGTACCATTTAATAAGAAGCGTAAGCTCGAACCTAAGACAGTTGATTGTATCTTTTTAGGGTATGCGTACCATAGCACAACTTATAAGTTCTTGGTGATAAAATCAGACACGCCTGATATTTTAGTTGATTCACTAATGGAGTCACGGGATGTTACCTTCTTTGAGAACATATTCCCGATGAAAGCTGCATATTCTCTACCTAGTGAATTTAATGAGTTTATTCCTGAACCCACACTTGCAATTGAGCCAATCAAAAATCCACATGAAAATAGAGAGGATGGCAGTGAAGTAGCTCCTAGAAGGAGTAAGAGACAAAGGACAGCAAAGTCCTTTGGTGAAGActtcactgtgtaccttgtTGATGACACTCCCACAACCATTGCAGAGGCATATGCATCACCTGATGCTGAATATTAGAAGGATGCAGTCCGTAGTGAGATGGACTCCATCACTGCAAATGGTACATGGGAAGTAACGGATCAACCTATGGGCTGCAAGCCAGTCGGTTGtaagtgggttttcaagaagAAGCTTCGAcctgatggtactattgaaaagtacaaggcaagGTTGGTGGCTAAAGGTTATACACAAAAGGAAGGCAAGGATTTTCTTTGATAACTACAATCCGAGTGCTGCTATCCTTGGCTGCTTCCCATGGtctttgaagcgtcccctcataagagaagacttaaatgtgatacaaaacaccagtcccaggaggctgatgccacatttattacatcagatggttcaaaaccgtacaaaccttggaggacactcgatacagataatgataataattaaccaagctacaacataacaccagaccgcaaaccacatggggtctagcatgggctcagagtactgcgacagcggaggcatctcgacagggccggtaccacaggcaaggttgggtgtagaacgataaccctactcggcgtcgtctggtacgaagtctgggtcttcttctgtaaaaagtaagaatggggtgagtacaaacgtactcagcaagtccaaccaccccacggaggggggttatatcagaatatcatgcacaggtaaatcaaggataaggttgcgGTTTGATTTGCAGAAAatcgatattttatgcagggggtctatttaacagaaaacctttttgaaaacagtttttgtagtaacacggagttcaagttttaaactgctaccggactctccgtccgtcgtagcacacggcacaactgccggacacatttccaaaacaactcacaccagcccatcccaatgaaacactagttatgtgaccacactgtaactagcccaataccgtgggcacggctattcgaatagattcttaactctgcagaggtgtgcaactttacccacaagtaggataccacaactcgaacaccgtcgagtcggtgtagatcccaacatagccattacccaccatagctaagcctgactagccatcacgggatgcaccaaggggtcatcgaccgttcacttaggtataaccgggcataagtcactcggggcttatcccttttccttagtcacccgttgctctcagctctcctgatggctatcacaccaactagtgggatttatgctacgccgttgcccattcaacggtcgagtggtttgcacgatggtggagttaggtgagatgacacaccaactcggtccttagacacgacaagatggatatctcccttctttgccctgccatattggcacgagcacaccaaacggcaaatccgtagaaatgccatccatcccgtctacacTTTCATTACAAAAACACCACTTTTATCCCAtcccatacgcacacattttctttataaaatcaattgtattatgagtaaagtcctaagcgttctaatatcgattaacgtccaagcaaaatcagacattaatctaggtggtcaaggaatggttatcacaaatcaaggggtggctatccaaccgtgttttcatgcaagcaaaacatatgcaattttataaaataggccattgggttgtgcttataaaaactaggacagaaacatgcatcaaaggatgggattgaacttgccgtcttcgtagccttcggggaggtcctgtccttcgggttcggggtcgcagaACGGGTTTTCGTTTttctgctcacagtactgctcatggacgggctctccttcgttcactccgtggtctacaacgcacacaaacaagcacacaatcaaggcACAGAAATAAAagttcatcgttgagctcgaatcggaaacacataaaatatggagtaCGGAGTAAAGTTTtcgagtggtttcctaatggcatggccgaaactGAGTTAAgtgaggcgtggtaaagttccGGGTTGTTTCGGGGTCGTttggtacatgaaatgataggttaacgGGTGTTTAGGGCCCAATCAAGGGCCCAGGGACTTGTTAGTAATTAGGAAAAGGGTTTGTTTGAAATTATGAGAAGTGTTTGGGTTATTTTAGAAAAGGACAGGGTTTTATTTATAAACGCTTGTATACGGTGGGGGAGTTATttggaaaaataataaaaaggaAGGTTGTATTTGAAAGATAGTCAAGGGTGGAGGGCTCTTTACAAAATAGAGGAAAGGGGGAGGGGCTTAGTTAGAATTAGCCTTATAAGGTGGAAGGGTTTATCTAGAATATAATAGAAAGAAGGGTTTGTTTTGCAAAATGGCTGAAAGGGGAAGGGCTCTTAAAGGATTAATgagaaaagggggggggggcttttgGGCAAAAAGCCCTTTCTTTCCCCTTCCTCATTcccgcagagcaggggaggcgctcccaaggcgccggcgccggccttcGCCGGCGGCCCAGGGCATGGCGGCGGCCCGGGTCAGGGGGAAAAGGAAGGTGGGCCCATGGGAGGTCGAATCCCCTCCTTAATTCGAGCGGAGGAGGTCCGTGGAGGTGGCGccacggtggcgggcggcggcgggcgtgggGACGGCGCCACGAAGCTCGTCGGCGGCCCGGACTTGGGGGAAAAGGAGAAGGGAGCCCCGAGGGCTCTAGTGCCTACCTCGGTTCGGGCTGTGGTGGAGTGGGAAGGggagctccgcggtggccggtgttagcggcggtggtggcggtgctgcGGGCGCGGAGGAGTAGCGGTGGGCGGTTGGCAGGGTCGTGGAGGTAGCGGGGTGCTCCTCGGCTCCTTTTAAAGGCGTCCGAGGCGGTGGGGGTAGGGTGCGCCGGTGGCGGCTCGGTGAGCGGCGCGGAGCGCCTTAATGGCGTTGGCGTCGCGACGCGGTGACGCGGAGCGGCGTGCGCGTCGAGGGCGGCATTGACGCGACGTCTCGGCAGCGGCTCGGGGCAGCGGGGAGGCGAGCATGTGGAGGGCCCCAAGGGCGCTGTGCTtgtcgcggggcggcggcgctgtgcggccggcggcgagggcggttgctgcgcgcgcgggcggcactGAGCGGAGTGGCGACCGCGTGCGCGTAGCAGCGGCTTGtgcggcgagcagcgcggcaCGCGAGCTAGGGAGGCGTGCGTGGGGTGGGGCAGCGTGCGGTGATGGCGGCCCTGcgcgcggcggtgatggcggagcGCGCTCGTGGGCAGGGCAGAGGAGGCTGGTGCGCGCTCGTGGGTGGGCCGGGCGCGTGCGAGCGTGgccaggcggccgcggcgcggcgcggcgcggggagcCCGTGTCGTGGTGGCTCGGTGCGCCGCGGCGCGGTGCGTGCGTGCGCTCGCGCGGGTGCGCACGCGTGGGCGTGCGTGGGAAGCGGCGTGTGAGCGCGGGGAGGGGGTGGTGCGCGAGCGGGTGGCCGTGTcgtggcggcgtcgcgggcaAGGGCGGTGCGCGGGCTgggagcgcgcgcgggctgAGCAGGGCTGGTGCGCgagcagggaaggcggtggccGGGCTGGGCGCGCTTTGCGCGTGGGCGGCACAGGAGGCGGGGTGCGCTCGGCGCGTGCAAGCGCTCGGCGCGTGGGTCAGGGGGGAAGGTGCGCGCGCGGGGGCGTCCggtggcaggccgagcgggcgcGCGCACAGTGGCGGCCGAGCTGGGCAGGGGTGGCGCGGCGTGCGTTGCagcggccgggagcggggtcCAAGGGGCGTGCGGGCCGCgctcggggaaggagggaggaaaggaaggaaggagaggggagaagggagaaaagaaaaaaaaagagaagagataaagaaaatggagaaaaagaaaggaaagggaagggaagagagagagagaaagaaagaaaacttgaaaaggaaaaaggggagTAAAATGggggaaagaaaaggagagagggagagggagtgagtgcgcgccggcggcgtttgcggggtgcgcgggccaaggggcgagcgcggccgggtgcgcgggccaggggGATGCGAGCGCGGTAGGGGAGGCAAAGGCGCGTGCGGCCGGCGCTAATCGCGCTCGGCGGTCGCGCGTGGACGACAGGCCGCCGAGCAACGTGGGACGGGACGTCGGCAAGGAAAAAGAGAGAGCGAGGTACGGTCGGCGAAAAAGAAATGATGAACACGTCGAATGGAAAACAGGTGTTGGAAATCGGGTGTTCGGGTCAGAGAAACGATTCCGGGAATTAGGGTTCATGTTTTAGGATgttctcgagctcaacgacaaaaaagagttttgaaaaatattagcgtgtgatttatttggtgaattttttttgggtCGTTACAGTCTTCTTGTTCATCAAATGAATGTGAAGACGACTTTCCTAAATGGAGAGCTAGAGGAGGAAATTTATATGCAACAGCCTGATGGATTTATAGCACAAGGACAAAAGGGCAAGGTGTGCAGGTTAGTTAAGTCCTTGTATGGCTTGAAGCAAGCGCCCAAGCAGAGGCATGAGAAGTTTGATAAAACTTTGACATTTATTGGGTTCACTGTAAAATGAAGCCGAGACTTGTGTGTACTACCGCTATGGTGGGGGCAAAAAGTAATCATATGCTTCTATGTTAATGACATACTAATTTTTGGGACAAGTATCGATGAGATAAATGATGTAAAATCATTCTTATCCCaaaattttgatatgaaagatctgggGAAGCTGATGTGATCCTGAATATTAAACTCATTAAGGGTGAGAATGGGATTACTCTTTTGCAGTCTCATTATGTGGAGACGGTATTGAGCCGCTTTGGCTATACGGATAGCAAACCTTCTCCAACACCCTATGAGGCTATGATCCTAGTCTTATACTTCGAAAGAATAAGAGACTAGGAAAAGATCACCTCAGATACTCCCAAATTATTGGCTCGCTAATGTATCTAGCTAGCGCAACCCGCCCTGACATCTCTTTTGCCGTAAGCAAGTTGAGTAGATTTTCATCTAATCCAGGAGATAGTCATTGGCGTGATATTGATAGAGTATTGCGCTACCTGAAGGGTACAATGAGCTATGGGATTCACTATTCAGGGTACCCAAGTGTACTTGAAggatatagtgattcaaattggattacGAATGCTGATGAgctaaaggccacaagtggatatatATTCACATTGGGTGGTGGTGCTATTTCGTGGAGATCTTGTAAGCAGACAATACTTACAAAGTCTACCATGGAGGCTGAGCTCACGGCTCTGGAGATAGCTTCTACTGAAGCTGAATGGTTAAGAGAACTGTTAATGGACTTACCCGTGGTCGAAAAACCAATTCCTGCTATTCTCATAAattgtgacaatcaaacggttaTCATGAAGGTGAAAAATAGccaggataacatgaagtccaACAAACATGTAAACACATAGGCTAAAGTCTGTCAGGAAATTGAGCAGCTCCGGAGTAATAGCTGTGGATTATATCCAGATAGCTAAGAACCTGGCAGATCCCTTCACTAAGGGGCTATCATGTACTGTGATTGATAATGCATCAAAGGAGATGGGATTGAGACCCGTGTGAGTTAACCTCAGTGGTAACCCAatctatgtgatcggagatcccgtgaattaggtcTTGGGAAGAACAAGCTGCTGGTTAATGGGAGAGTACACTTAACCTTTAACCCACTCTGCTAGAGATGCATTACTCTCATTTCTGTAAGGTAGGCTGACTTAGCCTTAATGTGTTCTGAGGTTTTTATAGCGGGATACTGTCCTACAGAGTATCCTTGAAAGAACACACCTATGTGAGCTCAACTGTTGGTCGCAGTTTGTAAGAACTGGGTATTCTTTAAGAAGCTCATGAAGTGAGACATGGAGTATGACCTATATGCTCCACTCGCGAGGTAGGCATATGGCGGCCTAGTACCAGTCAAGACTTCAAGAGAAGTCTGTTCACACCAAACTGCCAATTCAAGGTTTAGTCTATTGTGCAGTTGTGGATTGGTCTATCTTGTAGTTCTTGGTGGATGTTCAACCTTAATCGGTCTCCACTGGAAAGGCTGGTATATTAACAGTACTATGGTACAGGGAGGATGAAGCGTGCCTCTGGGATTTGGTGGGGGATTGTTAGAAGTTTTGGGCTTGGCCCAAATAataattccaaataaatcccAAAGGCCCACTCACACATGTATGGAGTGGTGGGAAACTTTAGTACCACCTTACTACTTTAGGTGGAGTGAGATCAACTTAAATAGTTGAGTTGTCTCCACCAGGTTGAAGCTATTGAGGGGAGGCAAAGAAAGCTCCACAAGCGCGCTCTCGCTCGCCTCGCTGGGCGGGGCGAAATACGCGGGCGCACGACATGCGCGTGAATGGTCCGGCAAAATTCTCGTCCTGAACTTGCGGGCGCGCGGTTTCCTTTTGCTGCTCAATATTTTTGCATGTATGGAGAAAATTGTGGTGGCTTAATTTGGCAAGCAATTATTCTCGCACTAACGGTGATTGTTTGAATCACGACAATCGACTAAACAGGCAGGTCAATCACGTTAGTGCTGTGATTAAGCAGCTAATTACTTTCCTTAGCTACAACGGTTTATATATTGGGGGCGAGACGTCATCTTCTGAACACACTGTTTCTCTCTCCTCCCATACTCTCATGCTGCGCCGCCTCAGTCTTCCCCATCCCGTCGCCGACGTGCCATCGGCGTCGGGAGAGCAGGATCTCCGAAGCCCGCGTATCCTCGCGTCCCTGCACGGGGTAGGGGACgtataaggtttttgggaagcgtcgTCGCGACTACTTGCCGTCCGTTTGCTTCGTCTACTTTTGCATCATTTCGGTGCCGACAACCCCACTGTAAGAATGTCTAAACTTTTTCTGCTAATTAATCTTGTTTTCTTCTTGTCGCTAGCACTAGTTTGCGTAGTACCCGTGGTTTTTTCACCCTTGTCGCTTATTGTTGCTCTTTTTATGATTGTCACCCTTGTCGCTTATTGTTGCTCTTTTTATGATTGTCGGAATTAATTGGTTCATCACTAAATTGCTGTTTATTCCAACAGAAACAAGAGTATACGCTTGGTACGAACTACACGAAGCAAAGACCGTATCCTTGGTTCAGGAATCCGGTGCTGCAGGGGAAAGATTATTCGGCAGCGCTGCCTGAGCCGCCTGCCTTTATTCCGAGCGCGGAAAGGCCAGCAATTTCCATGGACCAACGGGCGCGAGCTCGGGAGGCGAGGTGGCCGCCGCCCGACCTCTCCACGTAGCCCCATTGTCAGCCGcgggccgtggccgccgccgtcgccgtcgccggagccggAAAGGCCCGACCGCAGCTGCGCCTGCGCGcgtggcattcctttgcgaaaACCTGCTTCTGTGATCGCGGCTGTCCAATTGACCCGTCGTAAACCGGCAGGCTGtgctgcgccggcgccgccgagacGACGCGAATCCGACGTGCCGGGGTGACAGGTTTCGCCGTCCCGAAAACAGCCGAAGGCAACGAGCGAGTCGAGGTCAGAGTGTCAGAGGCTCAGCCCCGCGCCAGCGCCACGCCACTGCGCCTTTTTTCCCACCGCACCCGCacccccgcacccgcacccgcacccgcacacGCACCCGCCCGTCTTTTCCCTCCCAGCCCGCTGAGATACatatattaatccataattaattaataattagctgatgtttactgtagtatcactgttgcaaattatgaattaagtaggctcattagattcgtctcgtgatttacaacccatccatgcaaaagttttgtaaatagacttcatttagtatttcaaattagcaagatattttcgcaaaattttacgtttttgcgtttacggggtgtgaactaaacagggccttagtaaTATACTCTCTCCGTCTTAAAAGGTAagtcattttattttattttaaatcaaaataatctaagtttgatcaaatttataaaaaagaaTACTAACAtctaacacatcaaataagtaaattaaGAAAGTATATTTTATAATGGATTtaattattctcatttgacattcaaaatattattatttttttctataaatttggttaaatttgaaacagtttgacttagaacaaaccAAAATGTCTTACATTTCAGGACAAAGAGAGTATTGTTAGACAagttttaataaaactttgtaatgaaattttataaatataaaatgTAATCTGGCAGTGTCATTacgagaaaaaaaataagaaaaagttTTACGAGAAGAGAAGTTTCATTCAATAAATCTAGCCAACACATTTATCAATTTCTTAATTTTGATAAAGCTATGTACTGAGACCGGGGTCGATCTCTGTATttgttactccctccattctaaattataagtcatttcaagaattttggagagtcaaaatttttcaagtttgactaaatttatataacaatataataacatttatgataccacttaagtatcattagattttttgttagttatattttcatagtatatttatttgatgttataaatttttgtgattttttttataatttttgtcaaattttgagatgatttgacttttcaaaatttttgaaatgaaTTATAATTCGGAACTAGGGAGTAGCACCATTGTAAACGTCCACGGCCCGAGTCCTTGACGCACTCGTATCGCGCGGTCAGTAGAATATATAGCGAAATACCTGGCCCGGCACGCTTCCGCATCATCAACGCATCGCATCGCGTCCGCATTCTccagcctccgcctccctccctccgtccTCGCCGCGCACCCTCTCCCCCCTCGATCTCGCGAACCCTGCTGAGGCAGGCGGGCTAGATCCCGGACCCCCGCCATGTCCAAGCCCTggggcggcctcggcggcgccggcgcgtggGCGCTGGACGCCGagcgcgccgaggaggaggagcgcgaggccgccgccaacccgccgcccgccccggccTCGGGCTTCCCGAGCCtccgcgaggccgccgccggcaaatccaagaagaagaacaagggcACCACGCTCTCGCTCTCCGAGTTCGCCGGCTACGGCCCGGGCAGGCgccaggcgccggcgccggagcccaAGGGGCTCACCCCGGCGGAGATGATGATGCTGCCCTCGGGGCCCAGGGAGCGGTCCGCCGAGGAGCTCGACCGGCcccgcggcctcggcggcggcttccGCTCCTACGGCACCggggaccgcggcggcggcgggttcgacgatgacggccgccgcaggGGCGCGGATCTCGACATGCCCTCGCGCGCCGACGAGGATCGCGACTGGTCCATGAGCAAGAAGTCGCTCGCGCCCGCCGACTCCGGCCCGCGGAGCCGGTACGGCGGactcgggggcggcggcgcgcccgcgtCCGTCGGccgcgccgacgacgacggcgactgGTCGCGCGGGAAGAAGCCGATGCCGTCAGGGCCGTCGCGCTACCcgagcctcggcggcggcggcggcggcggcttccgcgACTCGCCCGTCTCGACCGACTCCTCCGACCGCTGGTCccgtgccgcgcccgcgcccaccAATGGCGAGCGGGACCGGCCCCGCCTAGTGCTCGATCCGCCCAAGCGCGACGCCTCCGCCACACCTACACCACCAGCTGAGGCGGGGCGCAGCCGGCCGAGCCCATTCGGGGCCGCGAGGCCACGGGAAGACGTGCTGGCCGACAAAGGGCTGGACTGGAAGAAGATGGAGACTGAGATCGATCAGAAGAAGACTAGCCGTCCTACCAGCTCACAGTCGAGCAGGCCAGAGAGTGCTCACTCGTCACGACCTGGGAGCCCCGGGTCACAGGTACCAGCTGTGGGTACTGAAGGCGTGCCGAGGGCACGACCAAAggtgaatccttttggtgatgCAAAGCCTAGGGAGGTGATTCTACAGGAGAAAGGGAAGGATTGGAGGAAGATTGACCTCGAGCTGGAGCATCGCCGTATTGATAGGTATGCACCTAACCTGCCTCACATTCACATACCATTCACCCTTAACCAGTATTGCATTACTGGTTAAGGTTTATAGTGCTGCTCCCTTTGATAGACTTCGGCCTCATTTTAGCTGGGACCTTTGCAATGTTTACTCATGCTAGTTAGCATGCACATATTTTCCAAATCATCATCTCGTGGCAGGTTCAACAAATCACCTAACCACAAGTTAGTTTACTATTTCATTCATTTATCTTTCAAAAGTGGTGTATGTGTTTATCTTTATCCTGGCAAAAGAGGCTTGCATTGTGCAAGTAGTACATGAGTTAGGAGGTGTAACCAATTTGTTTCTGGTGCTTGAAAATTCAGCAGCATTATGAATCGTATAACAAATAACCTGACGAGAATTGTGCAATGTTATTTTTATCCACAGTAATGGATATAACAATAGTCGTACATAATTCTGAAAATAATAACACTGGCTTTTGCTACTTTATTAGTTCAGTTTCCCCTGAGCTCCCTAAAGTCCGTTAAATAAAATTTAGTAATAAATTCAGTATTTGTTTAGATCTAACAGTGCACTCTTATTTTCACTTATTTTTTGTTCCAAGTTTGTAAGCATACATTACAGTTTAAATATAATTGCTAGCTGGTTTTGGTTTGTTAAAGctttgttatttatttcttgtgCTGCTGTTTTGGTTCCCTTGACCGGTTTATTTGAATGAACATGCACATATATACTAAGCATGTATCTTTATAATTTTTCTCCTAATATTTGGTGTTGGAATGCTTAATTTGCACCATTCTGCTCAACTGATACTGATAATCTACTGTATTAACTATTTTGCTTTCCCTTCAACAATACTTTAACTATCATTTGTTAAGTCAGCAGTTTAGATATCATCTTTTCATTTTCAGTTTTAGTAGTCACTGGAGTTTTGTTGGAATGATAAGAAATTCAGTAAAGTTCATGTTCCGTTCCATTGCAAAGGGTTTGTGTTTCTCGTACAAAACCTTCTGTTTCTTCTGCTTAGTGCAGattaaaatatgtttttttttctcatctcATATGTTTTATAGTGTGCTGCCACATATATGTAAAATCTTATTTGGAAAGCGTGATTATGTTATTTAGTTGAGTAGGTTGCTACCTGGTCTTTTGAATGGTTATCTACTGGAAGTACTCCCTGCAGTCACATAAGTGACATTTTGGGGTTGCCGTAATTGAAGTCAACCATTCAAATTTCAGTTGCATATTGCTTTTTATTTGTTAGATTTTGATATTTGAAAATGGTATGAGTGGATTTGTCCTGAAATGTAGTTTCATAGAAATATAGTCCTATTTGTTACGGAAAATATACTgatcaaagttgtgttttggtgACTGT is drawn from Panicum virgatum strain AP13 chromosome 1N, P.virgatum_v5, whole genome shotgun sequence and contains these coding sequences:
- the LOC120656304 gene encoding eukaryotic translation initiation factor 4B1-like translates to MSKPWGGLGGAGAWALDAERAEEEEREAAANPPPAPASGFPSLREAAAGKSKKKNKGTTLSLSEFAGYGPGRRQAPAPEPKGLTPAEMMMLPSGPRERSAEELDRPRGLGGGFRSYGTGDRGGGGFDDDGRRRGADLDMPSRADEDRDWSMSKKSLAPADSGPRSRYGGLGGGGAPASVGRADDDGDWSRGKKPMPSGPSRYPSLGGGGGGGFRDSPVSTDSSDRWSRAAPAPTNGERDRPRLVLDPPKRDASATPTPPAEAGRSRPSPFGAARPREDVLADKGLDWKKMETEIDQKKTSRPTSSQSSRPESAHSSRPGSPGSQVPAVGTEGVPRARPKVNPFGDAKPREVILQEKGKDWRKIDLELEHRRIDRPETNDERELKEEINLLKLELNENEAKMSEDDAKSLAEKITQMEKQLELLTIAMDDKIRFSQRPGSGAGRVTASSPTNLADESQIKESMERPGSRSGMDQYSKPTEERWGFQGSRDRGSFGGNRSSDRSSGGQRW